One window of Nitrospirota bacterium genomic DNA carries:
- a CDS encoding glutaredoxin family protein, translating into MPEQKKKVRLYSLSTCTTCKQVKKFLDDHGITYEMTEIDLLDSGEQWLMSKEVKKYNPAATYPTLVIEEVILGIDENAIKEALGLQ; encoded by the coding sequence ATGCCTGAACAGAAAAAGAAAGTCCGGTTATATTCACTCAGCACGTGTACGACATGCAAACAGGTGAAGAAATTTCTTGACGACCACGGTATTACTTACGAAATGACGGAGATCGACCTTCTCGACAGCGGTGAACAATGGCTCATGTCAAAGGAAGTCAAGAAGTACAACCCTGCGGCGACGTATCCGACCCTTGTAATTGAAGAAGTAATCCTCGGGATTGATGAAAATGCGATAAAGGAGGCGTTGGGTTTGCAATGA
- a CDS encoding class I SAM-dependent methyltransferase, which translates to MDPLGKKELLDFFDRHLKDFGDTPQAVRWTPEGQLRRYETLLQISGDISQKTILDFGCGKGDFYGFLKGRGIQTDYCGIDINNRLIELAVHKYPEAEFIATDIDEVRFEREFDVVFICGVFNLRVAGIKESMQEELKKLFRISREALHVNLLTFYTPSRSVELFYVKPEKILEFAVRELSASVTLIHSCEDIFLSVYHS; encoded by the coding sequence ATGGATCCGCTCGGGAAAAAAGAACTGCTGGATTTCTTCGACAGACATCTGAAAGACTTCGGCGATACCCCGCAGGCTGTGAGATGGACGCCGGAAGGACAACTGCGAAGATACGAGACCCTTTTACAGATCTCTGGCGATATTTCGCAGAAAACGATTCTTGATTTCGGCTGCGGCAAAGGCGATTTTTATGGCTTTCTGAAAGGCAGAGGAATCCAGACCGACTACTGCGGCATCGACATCAATAACAGGCTTATTGAGCTAGCAGTGCACAAATACCCTGAAGCGGAATTTATCGCAACGGATATTGATGAGGTCCGTTTCGAGAGAGAGTTCGATGTTGTGTTCATATGCGGTGTTTTTAATCTGCGTGTCGCAGGGATTAAGGAATCGATGCAGGAGGAACTCAAGAAACTTTTCAGAATAAGCAGGGAAGCGCTTCATGTCAATCTCCTCACGTTTTACACTCCCTCCAGATCAGTAGAGCTTTTTTATGTAAAACCTGAAAAGATTCTGGAATTCGCTGTAAGAGAACTGTCTGCATCCGTTACGCTGATACACAGCTGCGAAGATATCTTCCTGTCAGTGTATCATTCATAG
- a CDS encoding ferredoxin-thioredoxin reductase catalytic domain-containing protein: protein MTAEKLYDILSKYAASQGIQLNKDREFVLDILQGLLTNEARYGYRSCPCRLAAGVKEKDSDIICPCVYRDPDIKEYGSCYCRLYVSGEWNEEKIPHQRVPERRPVKE, encoded by the coding sequence ATGACTGCAGAAAAGCTTTACGATATCCTCAGCAAATATGCAGCATCACAGGGAATACAGCTCAATAAGGACAGGGAATTTGTCCTTGACATACTGCAAGGGCTTCTCACCAATGAAGCACGCTACGGGTACCGTTCCTGTCCCTGCCGTCTTGCAGCCGGCGTTAAGGAAAAGGATTCGGATATCATCTGCCCATGTGTGTACCGTGACCCGGACATAAAGGAATACGGAAGCTGCTATTGCAGGTTATACGTATCCGGGGAATGGAACGAGGAAAAAATTCCGCACCAGCGGGTTCCTGAGAGAAGGCCGGTGAAGGAATAA
- a CDS encoding DVU0772 family protein yields MFAQVFPLHLLKKDRYIVEHILWDFEPKQLMQPRCRVTEKGVEKVPYSAGYILYIEAMDKTPGLFLMAQNLAGYAETIAKIEGVPEDMIAEAIQENKSREYCRMYPVNNTLKEWLKKEFMV; encoded by the coding sequence ATGTTTGCTCAGGTTTTCCCACTCCATCTTCTGAAAAAAGACCGCTATATTGTCGAACATATTCTCTGGGACTTCGAACCCAAACAACTAATGCAGCCGCGATGCAGGGTAACAGAAAAAGGGGTGGAAAAAGTTCCCTATTCTGCCGGATACATCCTGTACATAGAAGCTATGGATAAGACACCCGGCCTCTTTTTGATGGCACAGAACCTTGCGGGCTATGCAGAAACCATTGCAAAGATTGAGGGTGTTCCGGAAGACATGATTGCCGAGGCTATTCAGGAGAACAAGAGCCGTGAATATTGCCGGATGTATCCTGTGAATAACACGCTGAAGGAGTGGCTGAAAAAAGAGTTTATGGTCTGA
- a CDS encoding PilZ domain-containing protein produces the protein MPLEGRRHLRYGFVYSVDYVLNEENRETVSSGVTIDISNSGLCLYTRNCLKEGQEILIKSVLPVYSENAVVRWVQSVDESSYKVGVEFKR, from the coding sequence ATGCCGCTTGAAGGCAGAAGACATTTGCGTTACGGTTTCGTCTATTCGGTCGATTATGTTCTTAACGAAGAGAACAGGGAAACAGTCAGCAGCGGCGTAACAATTGATATCAGCAATTCCGGCCTTTGTCTTTATACAAGAAACTGCCTGAAAGAGGGACAGGAGATTCTCATCAAGAGCGTACTTCCAGTGTATTCCGAGAACGCGGTCGTGCGTTGGGTTCAGAGCGTCGATGAATCTTCTTACAAAGTCGGAGTGGAATTTAAGAGATAG